One window from the genome of Paracoccus marcusii encodes:
- a CDS encoding ABC transporter ATP-binding protein, with the protein MPILEIDHLQKAYGDTHILHDINISIDEGDFLVLVGPSGCGKSTLLNCIAGLEPITGGAIRIANRDVTGVSPKDRDIAMVFQSYALYPTMTVAKNITFGMKVRGVDKATQATKLAEVSRQLQIEPLLDRKPGQLSGGQRQRVAMGRALVRDPALFLFDEPLSNLDAKLRVSMRTEIKKLHQDLNASIVYVTHDQIEAMTLATKIVVMKGGVIQQIGTPAEIYNKPANMFVADFMGSPAMNLIPARVRSEAGQTRIEIDRPGDTPLVITDPVARDLPDQIVLGVRPEDIHEATGNAHLPGTAQGAGGDVMIEIVEPAGADTFAVTHLGGKAVTARLRAESAVRARQPFPLAFDLSKVSYFSPKDGERLN; encoded by the coding sequence ATGCCCATTCTGGAAATCGACCACCTGCAGAAAGCCTATGGCGACACCCATATTCTGCACGACATCAACATCAGCATCGACGAGGGCGACTTCCTGGTGCTGGTCGGCCCGTCGGGCTGCGGCAAGTCCACGCTGCTGAACTGCATCGCCGGGCTGGAGCCGATCACCGGCGGCGCCATCCGCATCGCGAACCGCGACGTGACGGGCGTCAGCCCCAAGGACCGCGACATCGCGATGGTGTTCCAGTCCTATGCCCTCTACCCGACGATGACGGTCGCCAAGAACATCACCTTCGGCATGAAGGTGCGCGGCGTCGACAAGGCCACCCAGGCCACCAAGCTGGCCGAGGTCTCGCGCCAGCTGCAGATCGAGCCGCTGCTGGATCGCAAGCCGGGTCAGCTGTCGGGCGGCCAGCGCCAGCGCGTCGCCATGGGCCGCGCCCTGGTCCGCGACCCCGCGCTGTTCCTGTTCGACGAACCGCTGTCCAACCTGGACGCGAAGCTGCGCGTGTCCATGCGGACTGAGATCAAGAAGCTGCACCAGGACCTGAACGCATCCATCGTCTATGTCACCCATGACCAGATCGAGGCGATGACGCTGGCCACCAAGATCGTCGTCATGAAGGGCGGGGTGATCCAGCAGATCGGCACCCCGGCCGAGATCTACAACAAGCCCGCCAACATGTTCGTGGCCGATTTCATGGGCAGCCCGGCGATGAACCTGATCCCGGCCCGCGTCCGGTCCGAGGCGGGCCAGACCCGGATCGAGATCGACCGTCCCGGCGACACGCCGCTGGTCATCACCGACCCGGTGGCCCGCGACCTGCCCGACCAGATCGTCCTGGGCGTGCGCCCCGAGGACATCCACGAGGCGACGGGCAACGCCCATCTGCCCGGAACCGCTCAGGGTGCGGGCGGCGACGTGATGATCGAGATCGTCGAACCGGCGGGTGCCGACACCTTCGCCGTGACCCATCTGGGCGGCAAGGCGGTCACCGCGCGGCTGCGCGCGGAAAGCGCCGTCCGGGCGCGCCAGCCGTTTCCGCTGGCATTCGACCTCTCGAAAGTGTCGTACTTCTCGCCTAAGGACGGGGAACGGCTGAACTGA
- a CDS encoding carbohydrate ABC transporter permease codes for MTSKTVLRWGLYGILILFALFYLMPLFVMLTTSLKSLEEIRTGSLLALPREITFAPWAEAWSSACAGTQCEGLRPFFWNSVLMAVPAVMISTIIGALNGYVFAQWRFRGANLFFAAILFGCFIPFQVVLLPMAQMLGLMGLAGTIPGLIFVHVIYGLGFTTLFFRNYYVTIPQELVRAAKVDGAGFFRIFWSIFLPISLPIITVSVIWQFTQIWNDFLFGVSFSGAGSQPVTVALNNIVNSTTGVKAYNVDMAAAIIAALPTLLVYVVAGKYFIRGLTAGSVKG; via the coding sequence ATGACAAGTAAGACCGTGCTGCGGTGGGGCCTGTACGGGATCCTGATCCTGTTCGCCCTGTTCTATCTGATGCCGCTGTTCGTCATGCTGACGACATCGCTGAAATCCCTCGAGGAGATCCGCACCGGCAGCCTGCTGGCCCTGCCGCGAGAGATCACCTTCGCCCCCTGGGCCGAGGCCTGGTCGTCCGCCTGCGCCGGCACCCAGTGCGAGGGCCTGCGCCCGTTCTTCTGGAACAGCGTCCTGATGGCCGTGCCCGCGGTGATGATCTCGACCATCATCGGCGCGCTGAACGGCTATGTCTTCGCCCAGTGGCGGTTCCGCGGCGCGAACCTGTTCTTTGCCGCGATCCTGTTCGGCTGCTTCATCCCGTTCCAGGTGGTGCTGCTGCCGATGGCGCAGATGCTGGGCCTGATGGGTCTTGCGGGCACCATCCCGGGGCTGATCTTCGTCCACGTGATCTATGGCCTGGGCTTCACCACGCTGTTCTTCCGCAACTACTATGTCACCATCCCGCAGGAACTGGTGCGCGCGGCCAAGGTCGACGGGGCAGGGTTCTTCCGCATCTTCTGGTCGATCTTCCTGCCGATCTCGCTGCCGATCATCACCGTGTCGGTCATCTGGCAGTTCACGCAGATCTGGAACGACTTCCTGTTCGGCGTCAGCTTCAGCGGGGCCGGGTCGCAGCCCGTGACCGTCGCGCTGAACAACATCGTCAACTCCACCACCGGCGTCAAAGCCTACAACGTGGACATGGCCGCGGCGATCATCGCCGCCCTGCCCACGCTGCTGGTCTATGTCGTCGCCGGCAAATACTTCATCCGCGGCCTGACCGCCGGCAGCGTCAAGGGATAA
- a CDS encoding carbohydrate ABC transporter permease, whose amino-acid sequence MEWLERNVPKVVLAPSFVAILVFVYGFIAWTAWISFTRSRLMPRYELDGITQYQRLFDAPRWDVAMNNLFIFGALFIVISMAIGLMLAIFLDQKIRAEGVLRTIYLYPMALSLIVTGTAWKWILNPGLGIQQAIRGWGFENFTFDWLIKPEMAIYTVVLAAVWQASGFVMALFLAGLRSVDTEIIRAAQVDGIPTHRIYSAIIIPTMAPIFLSAFIVLAHLAIKAFDLVIALTGGGPGYATDLPATYMYAMAFSRGDLGQAASSAMIMMMVIFAIVVPYLYSELRPRHDK is encoded by the coding sequence ATGGAATGGCTTGAACGCAACGTGCCCAAGGTCGTCTTGGCGCCGTCCTTCGTGGCGATCCTGGTCTTTGTCTATGGCTTCATCGCCTGGACGGCCTGGATCAGCTTCACCCGCTCGCGGCTGATGCCGCGCTATGAACTGGACGGTATCACGCAATATCAGCGGCTGTTCGACGCCCCCCGCTGGGACGTGGCGATGAACAACCTGTTCATCTTCGGCGCCCTGTTCATCGTCATCTCGATGGCGATCGGGCTGATGCTGGCGATCTTCCTGGACCAGAAGATCCGGGCCGAGGGCGTCCTGCGCACCATCTATCTCTATCCCATGGCGCTGTCGCTGATCGTGACGGGCACCGCCTGGAAATGGATTCTGAACCCGGGCCTGGGCATCCAGCAGGCGATCCGCGGCTGGGGGTTCGAGAATTTCACCTTCGACTGGCTGATTAAGCCCGAAATGGCGATCTATACCGTCGTGCTGGCGGCTGTCTGGCAGGCATCCGGGTTCGTGATGGCGCTGTTCCTGGCCGGACTGCGTTCGGTCGACACCGAGATCATCCGCGCGGCCCAGGTCGACGGCATTCCTACGCACCGCATCTATTCCGCGATCATCATCCCGACGATGGCGCCGATCTTCCTGTCGGCCTTCATCGTGCTGGCGCACCTGGCGATCAAGGCGTTCGACCTGGTCATCGCGCTGACCGGCGGCGGACCGGGCTATGCCACCGACCTGCCCGCGACCTACATGTACGCCATGGCGTTTTCGCGCGGCGACCTGGGGCAGGCGGCATCCAGCGCCATGATCATGATGATGGTCATCTTCGCCATCGTGGTTCCCTATCTCTACAGCGAATTGAGGCCGCGCCATGACAAGTAA
- a CDS encoding ABC transporter substrate-binding protein — protein sequence MNIKSVLAASTAVMLAAPAMAEPTAEVLHWWTSGGEAKSVAVLQEQFAAEGGTWTDMPVAGGGGDAAMTALRARVLAGNAPTAVQLKGPAIQEWYEETGLADIGTVAEENGWADVLPAQIAAHMKCEDQWCAAPVNVHRVNWIWGNKQILDENGIEMPTTWEEFNAAAEKLQAAGITPLAHGGQNWQDATIFETVVLGLGGPEFYQQALVDLDPEALTSDTMKQVFDQMRTIRGFVDDNFSGRDWNLATAMVMNNEAAFQIMGDWAKGEFLAAGKQPGVDFVCAPTPGEGFLYNVDSFAFFELDGEDKQQGQALLASLIMGPDFQKTFNLNKGSIPARTDVALDDFDDCAKQSNADMTADAENGSLLPSYAHGMALRGAPAGAITDVVTAHFNSDMSSDDAVAQLADAVANAM from the coding sequence ATGAACATCAAATCCGTTCTGGCGGCTTCGACCGCCGTGATGCTGGCTGCGCCGGCGATGGCCGAACCCACCGCAGAGGTGCTGCACTGGTGGACATCCGGCGGCGAGGCGAAATCGGTCGCCGTCCTGCAGGAGCAGTTCGCGGCCGAGGGCGGCACCTGGACCGACATGCCCGTGGCCGGCGGCGGCGGTGACGCCGCGATGACCGCGCTGCGCGCCCGCGTGCTGGCCGGCAACGCGCCGACCGCCGTGCAGCTGAAGGGCCCCGCGATCCAGGAATGGTACGAAGAGACCGGCCTGGCCGACATCGGCACTGTTGCCGAGGAGAACGGCTGGGCGGACGTGTTGCCCGCGCAGATCGCCGCCCACATGAAGTGCGAGGACCAGTGGTGCGCCGCACCGGTGAACGTCCACCGCGTGAACTGGATCTGGGGCAACAAGCAGATCCTGGACGAGAACGGCATCGAGATGCCCACGACCTGGGAAGAGTTCAACGCCGCGGCCGAAAAGCTGCAGGCCGCGGGCATCACGCCCTTGGCCCATGGCGGTCAGAACTGGCAGGACGCGACCATCTTCGAGACGGTCGTTCTGGGCTTGGGCGGGCCGGAATTCTATCAGCAGGCGCTGGTCGATCTGGACCCCGAGGCGCTGACCTCGGACACGATGAAGCAGGTCTTCGACCAGATGCGGACCATCCGCGGCTTTGTCGACGACAACTTCTCGGGTCGTGACTGGAACCTGGCCACGGCCATGGTCATGAACAACGAGGCCGCCTTCCAGATCATGGGCGACTGGGCCAAGGGAGAGTTCCTGGCCGCCGGCAAGCAGCCGGGCGTTGACTTCGTCTGCGCGCCCACCCCGGGCGAGGGCTTCCTCTACAACGTCGACAGCTTCGCCTTCTTCGAGCTGGACGGCGAGGACAAGCAGCAGGGCCAGGCCCTTCTGGCCAGCCTGATCATGGGCCCGGACTTCCAGAAGACGTTCAACCTGAACAAGGGCTCGATCCCGGCCCGCACCGACGTGGCGCTGGACGACTTCGACGACTGCGCCAAGCAGTCGAACGCCGACATGACCGCGGATGCGGAAAACGGCTCCCTGCTGCCCAGCTATGCGCATGGCATGGCGCTGCGCGGCGCGCCGGCCGGTGCGATCACCGACGTGGTGACCGCGCATTTCAACAGCGACATGTCGTCGGACGACGCCGTGGCGCAACTGGCCGACGCCGTCGCCAACGCGATGTGA
- a CDS encoding response regulator transcription factor, protein MSLHRLLLVEDDADMAAMLAAYLQRHGLHVTRADSRATALAALRGGRVDLILLDVSLGDDDGVAICAEIREAQDVPIIMVSALSADHQRMAGYEVGADDYIAKPFNPDLLLARIRAVLRRAGRAPSLSHRKRDSVLRFAGWRYDARRDEVTAPGGWQVSLSSRETALLRVFLANPLIPLTRDEIAAALDDDEAAEGRAIDMLVGRLRQKTDPALIRTERGLGYVLSAEVARDAD, encoded by the coding sequence ATGAGCCTGCACCGCCTTCTGCTGGTCGAGGATGACGCAGACATGGCCGCCATGCTGGCCGCCTATCTGCAGCGCCACGGCCTGCACGTGACGCGCGCCGACAGCCGCGCGACCGCACTGGCCGCGCTGCGCGGCGGCCGGGTGGACCTGATCCTGCTGGACGTGTCCCTGGGCGATGACGACGGCGTGGCGATCTGCGCCGAGATCCGCGAGGCGCAGGACGTGCCCATCATCATGGTCAGCGCCCTGTCCGCCGACCACCAGCGCATGGCCGGCTACGAGGTCGGTGCGGACGACTATATCGCCAAGCCCTTCAACCCCGACCTGCTGCTGGCGCGCATCCGGGCGGTGCTGCGCCGCGCGGGCCGCGCGCCCAGCCTGTCGCACCGCAAGCGCGACAGCGTGCTGCGGTTCGCGGGCTGGCGCTATGACGCGCGGCGCGACGAGGTGACCGCCCCCGGCGGCTGGCAGGTCAGCCTGTCGTCGCGCGAAACCGCGCTGCTGCGGGTGTTCCTGGCCAATCCGCTGATCCCCCTGACCCGCGACGAGATCGCCGCCGCGCTGGACGACGACGAGGCGGCCGAGGGGCGCGCGATCGACATGCTGGTCGGCCGCCTGCGCCAGAAGACCGACCCGGCGCTGATCCGGACCGAACGCGGGCTGGGCTATGTGCTGTCGGCCGAGGTCGCGCGTGACGCTGACTGA
- a CDS encoding ATP-binding protein, protein MTLTDRLSLRVVASLWVVLAMLAGGGSVWLWTASDAAWDAHLNRAYIAGLALADSLEAGSALPQGLSQVQLRAAPDLPPGWRQTVITLTGGGRPDLSQGARLSVRIQSPDLTYPAAEVQSVGGGSQAAGLASITRTLARFCSEPRLFVQQDTGPWIRVDGAPVWGCQAAPPDRRLLAGALALGALALLLGWVAGVAGAFTAFAAALRDHRARTAALPVGGVIELRQTAEAVNAYVAQDRAALENRALVLSGVSHDLGTPATRLRLRSAMIEDAALRDRLDRDIDEMTTMIDGVLTYTRAEIGAEPFRQLSLTSLAEAVVADYQDVGLPVTLRQSSLPPARAGTLFSRTTSRPTVDSHALLMRGQPTALRRALSNLIDNALKYGREAQVLTGGDADEAWISVTDRGSVLTEDDLARLTGAFQRGENAGTASGVGLGLAIVSTIAAQHGGRLEFHRAPQGLEARLALARSWA, encoded by the coding sequence GTGACGCTGACTGACCGCCTGTCGCTGCGGGTGGTGGCAAGCCTGTGGGTCGTGCTGGCGATGCTGGCGGGCGGCGGGTCGGTCTGGCTGTGGACCGCCAGCGACGCGGCCTGGGACGCGCATCTGAACCGCGCCTATATCGCCGGTCTGGCGCTGGCCGACAGCCTGGAGGCGGGCAGCGCCCTGCCCCAGGGCCTGTCCCAAGTCCAGCTGCGCGCCGCGCCCGACCTGCCGCCCGGCTGGCGGCAGACGGTGATCACCCTGACCGGCGGCGGCAGGCCCGACCTGTCGCAGGGCGCGCGGCTGTCGGTGCGCATCCAGTCGCCCGACCTGACCTATCCCGCGGCCGAGGTGCAATCCGTCGGCGGCGGCAGCCAGGCCGCGGGCCTGGCCTCGATCACCCGCACCCTGGCACGGTTCTGCAGCGAGCCGCGGCTGTTCGTGCAGCAGGACACCGGCCCATGGATCCGCGTGGACGGTGCGCCCGTCTGGGGCTGCCAAGCCGCGCCGCCCGACCGCCGCCTTCTGGCTGGCGCGCTGGCCCTGGGGGCGCTGGCCCTGCTGCTGGGCTGGGTGGCGGGGGTCGCGGGGGCGTTCACCGCCTTTGCGGCCGCGCTGCGCGATCACCGCGCCCGCACCGCCGCCCTGCCCGTCGGCGGCGTGATCGAGCTACGCCAGACCGCCGAGGCCGTGAACGCCTATGTCGCCCAGGACCGCGCCGCGCTGGAGAACCGGGCCCTGGTCCTGTCGGGGGTCAGCCACGACCTGGGCACCCCCGCCACCCGCCTGCGCCTGCGCAGCGCGATGATCGAGGATGCCGCCCTGCGCGACCGCCTGGACCGCGACATCGACGAGATGACGACGATGATCGACGGCGTCCTGACCTATACCCGCGCCGAGATCGGGGCCGAACCGTTCCGCCAGCTGTCCCTGACATCCCTGGCCGAGGCGGTCGTGGCCGATTACCAGGACGTGGGCCTGCCCGTGACGCTGCGCCAGTCATCGCTGCCTCCTGCCCGCGCCGGCACGCTGTTTTCACGAACCACCAGCCGTCCGACGGTGGACAGCCACGCCCTGCTGATGCGCGGCCAGCCCACCGCGCTGCGCCGCGCGTTGTCCAACCTCATCGACAACGCGTTGAAATACGGGCGCGAGGCGCAGGTGCTGACCGGCGGCGACGCGGACGAGGCCTGGATCTCGGTCACCGACCGCGGCTCGGTCCTGACCGAGGACGACCTGGCGCGCCTGACCGGGGCCTTTCAGCGCGGAGAAAATGCCGGCACCGCCAGCGGCGTCGGGCTGGGCCTGGCCATCGTGTCGACCATCGCCGCGCAGCATGGCGGACGGCTGGAATTCCACCGCGCGCCGCAGGGGCTGGAGGCCCGCCTGGCACTGGCGCGCAGCTGGGCGTAA
- a CDS encoding amino acid ABC transporter ATP-binding protein, with translation MSCQIEITGLVKRFGDNTVLDGIDLCLEPGERVAIIGPSGTGKSTLLRCLNWLDTPDQGTIRMGDVTVDATRATKAQILGLRRRTGFVFQNYALFANKTARGNITEGLTTVRGWPADKARARADDILAQIGLADRGDSYPAAMSGGQQQRVGIGRAMALDADLMLFDEPTSALDPEWVGEVLDLIRRIADGRQTMLIVTHEMQFAREIADRVVFMEGGRIVEQGPPAQIFGNPQDDRTRAFLRRVG, from the coding sequence ATGAGCTGTCAGATCGAGATCACCGGACTGGTCAAGCGCTTTGGCGACAACACGGTCCTGGACGGCATCGACCTGTGCCTGGAGCCGGGCGAACGCGTGGCGATCATCGGGCCGTCCGGAACTGGGAAATCGACCCTGCTGCGTTGCCTGAACTGGCTGGACACGCCCGATCAGGGCACGATCCGCATGGGCGACGTGACGGTCGATGCCACACGCGCGACCAAGGCGCAGATCCTGGGCCTGCGGCGGCGGACGGGGTTCGTGTTCCAGAACTATGCATTGTTCGCCAACAAGACCGCCCGCGGCAACATCACCGAAGGGCTGACCACCGTGCGCGGATGGCCCGCCGACAAGGCGCGGGCGCGGGCGGATGACATTCTGGCCCAGATCGGCTTGGCGGATCGGGGCGACAGCTATCCGGCGGCCATGTCCGGCGGTCAGCAGCAGCGCGTCGGCATCGGTCGCGCAATGGCCCTGGACGCGGACCTGATGCTGTTCGACGAACCGACCAGCGCGTTGGATCCCGAATGGGTGGGCGAGGTTCTGGACCTGATCCGCCGCATCGCCGACGGACGCCAGACCATGCTGATCGTGACCCATGAAATGCAGTTTGCCCGCGAAATCGCGGACAGGGTGGTCTTCATGGAAGGTGGGCGGATCGTGGAACAGGGGCCGCCTGCGCAGATCTTCGGCAATCCGCAGGACGACCGCACACGGGCCTTCCTGCGTCGCGTGGGCTGA
- a CDS encoding amino acid ABC transporter permease — MRPLDTAYMWDLVPVIAGYVPLTLFMAIVAMVAALTLGSALAIVRVLRVPVLDRIVAVFISFFRGTPLLVQLFLFYFGLPQIVPAMTGIDGVTAAIIGLTLHFSAYMAESIRGAILGVDRSQWEAAASIGMTQGQLLRRIILPQAARTAAPTLMNYFIDMIKSTSLAFTLGVTEMMGAAQKEAAGSFLYLEAFLVVALFYWVIVETLSVGQRRLESSLGKAVAR, encoded by the coding sequence ATGCGGCCTCTGGACACCGCCTACATGTGGGACCTGGTCCCGGTCATCGCGGGCTATGTGCCGCTGACGCTGTTCATGGCGATCGTCGCGATGGTGGCGGCACTGACCCTGGGGTCGGCGCTGGCCATCGTGCGCGTGCTGCGCGTGCCGGTCCTGGACCGCATCGTGGCGGTGTTCATCAGCTTCTTCCGCGGCACGCCGCTGCTGGTGCAGCTGTTCCTGTTCTATTTCGGCCTGCCCCAGATCGTGCCTGCGATGACCGGCATCGACGGCGTCACCGCCGCGATCATCGGCCTGACGCTGCATTTCTCGGCCTATATGGCCGAGAGCATCCGTGGCGCCATCCTGGGCGTCGACCGCAGCCAGTGGGAGGCCGCAGCCTCCATCGGCATGACCCAGGGACAGCTTCTGCGCCGGATCATCCTGCCCCAGGCCGCGCGGACCGCGGCGCCGACGCTGATGAACTATTTTATCGACATGATCAAAAGCACCTCGCTGGCCTTCACCCTGGGGGTGACCGAGATGATGGGCGCCGCCCAGAAGGAGGCCGCAGGCAGCTTTCTGTACCTGGAGGCGTTCCTGGTGGTCGCGCTGTTCTATTGGGTGATCGTCGAAACCTTGTCGGTCGGCCAGCGCCGGCTGGAATCCAGCCTTGGAAAGGCCGTCGCGCGATGA
- a CDS encoding amino acid ABC transporter substrate-binding protein produces MRTLVLTAALALTTALPAAADTIRVGMSGGYFPFTFTRADELQGFEVDFLNAIAEETGDEVEFVTMSFSGLIGALESNRIDTIANQITITPEREAAFAFTQPYVYDGAQIVTREGNPAAIEGPDSLDGKTVAVNLGSNFEQLLRELPNADQIDIRTYESNIEQDTALGRVDAFVMDRVSSAQVIAQSPLPLELAGEPFSEIRNALPFRNDEAGQALRDRVDAAITTLKENGTLAEISQKWLDADVTQPVSQ; encoded by the coding sequence GTGCGCACGCTTGTCCTGACCGCCGCCCTTGCCCTGACCACCGCCCTGCCCGCCGCGGCCGACACGATCCGCGTCGGCATGTCCGGCGGCTATTTCCCCTTCACCTTCACCCGTGCGGATGAACTGCAGGGCTTCGAGGTGGATTTCCTGAACGCCATCGCCGAAGAGACCGGCGACGAGGTCGAATTCGTCACGATGTCCTTTTCGGGCCTGATCGGCGCGCTGGAATCGAACCGCATCGACACCATCGCCAACCAGATCACCATCACCCCCGAACGCGAGGCGGCATTCGCCTTTACCCAGCCCTATGTCTATGACGGCGCCCAGATCGTCACGCGCGAGGGCAACCCGGCCGCGATCGAGGGGCCGGACAGCCTGGACGGCAAGACGGTCGCGGTGAACCTGGGGTCGAACTTCGAACAGCTGCTGCGCGAACTGCCCAATGCCGACCAGATCGACATCCGCACCTATGAAAGCAACATCGAACAGGACACGGCGCTGGGCCGGGTCGACGCCTTCGTCATGGACCGCGTGTCCTCGGCCCAGGTGATCGCGCAGAGCCCGCTGCCGCTGGAACTGGCCGGAGAGCCCTTCTCGGAGATCAGGAACGCCCTGCCCTTCCGCAACGACGAGGCCGGTCAGGCGCTGCGCGACCGCGTTGACGCGGCCATCACCACCCTGAAGGAGAACGGCACCCTGGCCGAGATCTCTCAGAAATGGCTGGATGCCGACGTGACGCAGCCCGTGTCGCAGTAA
- a CDS encoding enoyl-CoA hydratase/isomerase family protein has translation MIRSHHRDGLSLLTIDRPDKANALTVGMLRDLRAGVAQALDSGARALILTGAGRVFSAGADLDQARAGLATAHEWEDLSAALAALPCLTVAALNGSLAGGAFGMALACDIRLAVPDARFFYPVMRLGFLPQPSDPARLVALVGPARARMILMAGARIDAPEALAWGLVDRILPAPDLMDAARALATDALAADPAHVATIKAMTRPSRA, from the coding sequence GTGATCCGCAGCCACCACCGGGACGGCCTGTCCCTGCTGACGATCGACCGCCCCGACAAGGCGAACGCCCTGACCGTCGGCATGCTGCGCGACCTGCGCGCGGGTGTGGCGCAGGCCCTGGACAGCGGCGCGCGGGCGCTGATCCTGACCGGGGCGGGCCGGGTCTTTTCGGCCGGCGCGGACCTGGACCAGGCCCGCGCCGGCCTGGCCACGGCCCACGAATGGGAGGATCTGTCCGCCGCGCTGGCCGCCCTGCCCTGCCTGACCGTCGCCGCGCTGAACGGGTCGCTGGCCGGGGGCGCCTTCGGCATGGCGCTGGCCTGCGACATCCGCCTGGCGGTGCCCGATGCAAGGTTCTTCTATCCGGTGATGCGGCTGGGCTTTCTGCCGCAGCCAAGCGACCCGGCGCGCCTGGTGGCGCTGGTGGGGCCCGCGCGGGCGCGGATGATCCTGATGGCCGGCGCCCGGATCGACGCGCCCGAGGCGCTGGCCTGGGGCCTGGTCGACCGCATCCTGCCTGCGCCCGACCTGATGGACGCCGCGCGCGCCCTGGCCACCGATGCCCTGGCCGCCGACCCCGCCCATGTCGCCACGATCAAGGCGATGACGCGGCCTTCGCGCGCTTGA
- a CDS encoding TldD/PmbA family protein — protein MTDAADPLRLQRLSEALIDAARRAGADQADALAVDGRSVSIDMRARALEQAERAEGLEIGLRVLVGGRQAAVSSSDHRDAAIVEMAARAVAMAREAPVDDHLGLADPGQLARHRDAVGLELAEDAPEPEPQHLQDLAQRAEAAALDVAGISQVEAANASYSQRRMWLAASNGFSGGYARTGHSLSVVAITGEGLRMERDYAGESRTFAADLPTPEEIGALAAERTLARAGGRKPPTGAYPILYDRRVSASLIGHLLSAVNGSSIARGASWLRRDLGQPVLPAGMDLAEDPLRPRYPSSRPFDAEGLPTRARMIVADGVLQGWTLDLATARKLGMDSTASAARGLASSPSPSHSNVILTPGRVSRQDLIERMGTGLIVTSMLGASVNGTTGDYSRGAAGFWVQDGRIAWPVNECTIAGNLRDMLMTLEAADDALPWRGTEVPSLLVRGMTVAGG, from the coding sequence ATGACCGACGCCGCCGACCCCCTTCGCCTTCAGCGCCTGTCCGAGGCGCTGATCGATGCCGCGCGCCGTGCCGGGGCCGACCAGGCCGACGCGCTGGCCGTCGACGGGCGGTCCGTCAGCATCGACATGCGGGCCCGCGCGCTGGAACAGGCCGAACGCGCCGAAGGGCTGGAGATCGGGCTGCGCGTGCTGGTGGGCGGGCGCCAGGCGGCGGTGTCGTCGTCCGACCACCGCGACGCCGCCATCGTCGAGATGGCCGCCCGCGCCGTCGCCATGGCGCGCGAGGCGCCGGTGGACGATCATCTGGGCCTTGCCGATCCCGGCCAGCTGGCGCGCCATCGCGACGCCGTCGGCCTGGAACTGGCCGAGGACGCGCCGGAACCCGAACCCCAGCACCTGCAGGACCTGGCACAGCGCGCCGAGGCCGCGGCGCTGGACGTGGCGGGGATCTCTCAGGTCGAGGCGGCCAATGCCAGCTACAGCCAGCGGCGCATGTGGCTGGCCGCGTCGAACGGGTTTTCGGGCGGCTATGCCCGAACCGGGCATTCGCTGTCGGTCGTGGCGATCACCGGCGAGGGGCTGCGAATGGAGCGCGATTATGCGGGCGAATCCCGCACCTTCGCCGCCGACCTGCCCACCCCCGAGGAGATCGGCGCCCTGGCCGCGGAACGCACGCTGGCCCGCGCAGGCGGGCGCAAGCCGCCGACGGGCGCCTATCCCATCCTTTATGACCGCCGCGTGTCGGCCTCGCTGATCGGCCATCTGCTGTCGGCGGTGAACGGGTCGTCCATCGCGCGCGGGGCCAGCTGGCTGCGGCGCGACCTGGGCCAACCCGTCCTGCCCGCCGGGATGGACCTGGCCGAGGACCCGCTGCGCCCGCGCTATCCCTCGTCGCGCCCCTTCGATGCCGAGGGACTGCCCACACGGGCGCGGATGATCGTGGCCGACGGCGTGCTGCAGGGCTGGACGCTGGACCTGGCCACGGCGCGCAAGCTGGGCATGGACAGCACCGCATCGGCGGCGCGGGGGCTGGCCTCCAGCCCGTCCCCCAGCCACAGCAACGTCATCCTGACGCCGGGGCGCGTCAGCCGCCAGGACCTGATCGAACGGATGGGCACCGGCCTGATCGTGACGTCGATGCTGGGGGCGTCGGTGAATGGCACCACGGGCGATTATTCCCGCGGCGCGGCCGGGTTCTGGGTTCAGGACGGCCGCATCGCCTGGCCGGTGAACGAATGCACCATCGCGGGCAACCTGCGCGACATGCTGATGACGCTGGAGGCCGCCGACGACGCCCTGCCGTGGCGCGGAACCGAGGTGCCCAGCCTGCTGGTCCGGGGCATGACCGTTGCCGGGGGCTGA